Below is a genomic region from Spartinivicinus marinus.
TGGGCCCAAAGTAGCCACTAATGAAGTTTGCTCAGCCCCTAGGCGCGCTATTGCTTCGCTAATGAAAAATGAAGGCAATACAGTGCATACAAAAGCAATCATCGCTGCAATACCGAGTACTGGCACACTGACCAAAAAATCGGCAAGTTGATGAGTCAATAAAAAATGAACGACTATTGCCAAGCTCGCAGCACCCATCGCAATACAGGTAAACATTCGGCTACCAATATTCAGCACCCGCTGTTTGCTAAACAACATGTAACAGGCAAAAGCAATTGCACTGGCAACAATGTACCCCCCACCAGTTAGCGTATCATGTTTGGATACCTTAAAATCATGGCTAAATATCAATAGTACACCTAAATAAGTAATGAATAGTATCCCTTTAGTTTTACCATTAATCGGTGTTTTATAAATAATTCGACCCAAGATAACAACAATGGTTGGAAATATAAATAAAATGATGCGCTCCAACTGTGCTGAAACCATCGTTAAACCCACTAAATCT
It encodes:
- a CDS encoding DMT family transporter; its protein translation is MGVVKQVQPKKLDNRFIASHQLIGVGLATLATVLFSIKPIFVKLAYQYGVDSVVLMTLRMLFSLPFYLAIGCWLLMSKRTPLAPLKTELGPCILVGLLGYYLASYLDLVGLTMVSAQLERIILFIFPTIVVILGRIIYKTPINGKTKGILFITYLGVLLIFSHDFKVSKHDTLTGGGYIVASAIAFACYMLFSKQRVLNIGSRMFTCIAMGAASLAIVVHFLLTHQLADFLVSVPVLGIAAMIAFVCTVLPSFFISEAIARLGAEQTSLVATLGPVITAFLAIVVLNEPFTFYHAVGMALVMSGIAWLGLQKSKN